CAAGTCTAGGCAATGATAAGATCACTGCCGAATTCTTAggagaatatgagccagaacctgatgcataacgagaatatcaaagactttgatgatgtctcgcgTAACTTGGAATTGGAGGCTAAGCGCCTAGAGGCTGTTAAGCCCAATTACACGGCCTATGTGGTTGATTCTAGTTCGCGTAAGGTATCAAGAcctaagcgcaagaagtccaagaatgtGGTAACtgctggacaaattaagaaTGTGTTAGGAACTTCTCAGCGCAGCAAGAGGGGCAAGCATGGGAAGAACAAGTCAAAATTAAAGTGCTTCAACTGTGGAAAAAATGACCACTTCGCTCGTGACTGCACTGAGTTGAAGAAGgtacactctgacttttctcgcattgtttttgtaactagccatgtgatggttgctcactcctatcctgtgtggactgttgattcaggagcaACCGAACACATAGCGCGAGACAAAGTCAGATTTGTGGAGTATCGCCAGATTCCAGCTGGGAGccgtgatatcaaggtggggaatggagctaACGTGGAGGTACTGGGACTTGGTACCTATAAGCTGGACTTGCAGGGTAGCCGCACTCTTTTCCTCCACAATGTGCTATACGCTCCCGAAATCCGACaaaacttactttctgtagtcactctattaagacttggttttcgaattgtatttgaaaacaattatgttttcttttatttgggcCATGTGTTTTATGACAATGCTTTTCCTCAAAacggttttatgattttgaatttggattcatataaatggcatgctaggcttggccataCAGGGCAAGATATAATGACTAGGTTAGTTAGAGAAGATCTAATAGCAATCTCGCTAAAGTCATCTTAcccacatgtgaacattgtctaatgggaaaagttaagagaaaatcgtttggaaaagccactagggcatcttttccactgcaattagtccactcaAACATCTGTGAtccaatgagtgtgagggcaagacgCAAGACACGAAGGTATCTACTtaatcacatttatagatgatttttcaagttacggtcatgtctacttaatctcccaTAAATCTAAAGCATTCCAATGCTTTAGGCGATATTtaagaatggttgagaatcagttagacaatagtttaaaaactctaaaaacTGACCGAggacgagaatatctctctgagcaatttaaaaggctttgtgatgaaaaatgaaTCAAAAGACTTGGCCATACAGGGCAAGATATAATGACTAGGTTAGTTAGAGAAGATCTAATAGGCAATCTCGCTAAAGTCATCTTAcccacatgtgaacattgtctaatgggaaaagttaagagaaaatcgtttggaaaagccactagggcatcttttccactgcaattagtccactcaaacatctgtggtccaatgagtgtgagggcaagacgCAAGACACGAaggtgtctacttcatcacatttatagatgatttttcaagttacggtcatgtctacttaatctcccataaatctaaagcattccaatgctttaggcgatatctaagaatggttgagaatcagttagacAATAGTATAAAAACTCTAAAAACTGACCGAggacgagaatatctctctgagcaatttaaaaggctttgtgatgaaaaatgaatcaaaagacagttgacgatgccgagtacaccacaacaaaatggcgtGGCGGAAAAGAGAAATCGAACACTGCTTGAGATGGTTAGGTCAATGATGGCGCAAGCAcacctaccaatttctttttaggGGGATACACTTTTGACTGCTGCCTACATTCTTAACCGAGTGCTTTTCAAATCAGTAACTTCCATCCCAAATGAACTATGGACCGGCGagaaacccaatttgagtaacttgcggCCATGGAGATCAACGAGTTTTGTTCACGATCTTGCCATGGAGATCAACGGGTTTTGTTCACgatctttctcataagtatgaGAAGTTAGGTCCTAGAGggaagaagtgtatctttataaggtactTAGAACACTCTAAAGGATATGTATTAATAGGTGAACAATATGatggaagtgtgactgagattgagtcacgagatgtggatttcattgaagatgagtttccAAGTAGATGTGAAGTTGATAGGAAtttagaacttcatgagattgtggaaca
The sequence above is a segment of the Juglans regia cultivar Chandler unplaced genomic scaffold, Walnut 2.0 Scaffold_23753, whole genome shotgun sequence genome. Coding sequences within it:
- the LOC108997467 gene encoding uncharacterized protein LOC108997467, with protein sequence MSQNLMHNENIKDFDDVSRNLELEAKRLEAVKPNYTAYVVDSSSRKVSRPKRKKSKNVVTAGQIKNVLGTSQRSKRGKHGKNKSKLKCFNCGKNDHFARDCTELKKEQPNT